One segment of Paenibacillus sp. FSL R7-0337 DNA contains the following:
- a CDS encoding TIGR00266 family protein → MKYDVLYDGAFAMLKVLLEPGESVKAEMGAMVAMSPNVELRGTVDGGIMRGLGRMLSGEKFFFQELTATRGQSEVLLSPGSIGDVQAIELDGSYKLIVQKDGFLAGTQGIQVNTKMQNLTRGLFSGEGFFILEISGRGTVFLSSFGAIHAINLGPGEEMIIDNGHLVAWPDYMNYKVEKAASGWLNSLTSGEALVCRFRGEGVILVQTRNPGSFGTWIKSFVPNRS, encoded by the coding sequence ATGAAATATGATGTGCTGTATGACGGCGCCTTCGCCATGCTGAAGGTCCTGCTGGAGCCGGGCGAGAGCGTCAAGGCGGAGATGGGGGCGATGGTCGCCATGTCACCGAACGTGGAGCTGCGGGGCACCGTGGACGGCGGAATTATGCGCGGCCTGGGCCGTATGCTGAGCGGGGAGAAATTCTTCTTCCAGGAGCTGACCGCCACGCGCGGACAGAGTGAGGTGCTGCTCTCACCCGGTTCCATCGGGGATGTGCAGGCCATTGAGCTGGACGGGTCGTACAAGCTGATTGTTCAGAAAGACGGCTTCCTGGCGGGAACCCAAGGCATTCAGGTCAATACCAAGATGCAGAATCTGACCCGCGGCCTGTTCTCCGGCGAAGGCTTCTTCATTCTCGAAATCAGCGGCAGGGGCACCGTCTTCCTCTCCTCCTTCGGAGCGATTCACGCTATTAACCTCGGACCGGGCGAAGAGATGATCATCGATAACGGACACCTTGTAGCTTGGCCGGACTATATGAATTACAAGGTGGAAAAAGCAGCCTCCGGCTGGCTGAACAGCTTAACCAGCGGCGAGGCCCTGGTCTGCCGGTTCCGCGGCGAAGGGGTGATCCTGGTTCAGACCCGCAATCCCGGCAGCTTCGGAACCTGGATCAAATCCTTCGTGCCGAACCGCTCCTAG
- a CDS encoding helix-turn-helix domain-containing protein: MTTSAACHILSAGFSFHRKPFHMSRSEGVQYYLLRLQTEGRSRTRENGAITTVESGDLMLFAPDDPYYLSIDKEVYPVGKPRIESGDYHIFCSGPWIEEWWGRKQRPAVLRLPMSDHILGLFRQLVLEQRRLSDSSPDISSCYLQILCMEIDRLMIDQPAISPKAYLAYRMKQYVEEHASYAFRLEDVAAHVDISVSRAVHLFKEAFGTTIVKYVNDVRLDMAREKITFSPMPLEHVSETCGFANYTYFHRIFRSRFGMSPKEYRIHSRAQV; encoded by the coding sequence ATGACCACATCTGCCGCTTGCCACATTCTATCCGCCGGATTCTCCTTCCACCGCAAACCGTTTCATATGTCACGCAGCGAGGGCGTACAGTATTATCTGCTGCGGCTCCAGACCGAAGGCCGCAGCCGCACCAGGGAGAACGGAGCCATTACGACCGTTGAGAGCGGCGATCTCATGCTGTTCGCACCGGATGACCCCTACTATCTGAGTATCGACAAGGAAGTCTATCCCGTCGGCAAGCCGAGGATCGAGAGCGGCGACTATCATATCTTTTGCAGCGGCCCATGGATTGAAGAATGGTGGGGACGCAAGCAGCGTCCGGCGGTGCTCCGTCTGCCGATGAGCGATCATATTCTCGGCCTCTTCCGCCAGCTTGTGCTGGAGCAGCGCCGCTTGTCGGACTCCTCACCGGACATCTCCTCTTGTTATCTGCAGATTCTATGTATGGAAATTGACCGGCTGATGATTGATCAGCCCGCGATCTCACCGAAGGCTTATCTGGCTTACCGGATGAAGCAGTACGTTGAAGAGCATGCCTCTTACGCCTTCCGGCTGGAGGATGTGGCTGCACATGTAGATATCTCGGTCTCCCGGGCAGTTCATCTGTTCAAGGAAGCTTTCGGCACCACGATTGTCAAATATGTAAATGATGTACGGCTGGATATGGCTCGGGAAAAGATTACGTTCAGCCCCATGCCGCTGGAGCATGTCTCCGAGACCTGCGGATTTGCGAACTATACCTATTTCCACCGGATTTTCCGCAGCCGGTTCGGCATGTCGCCCAAGGAGTACCGTATTCATAGCAGGGCACAGGTTTAA
- a CDS encoding sugar phosphate isomerase/epimerase, producing MLKVGLQLYTLREELEQDFEGTIRKVAELGYSGVEFFHYFGRTAGQVKALLEETGLVAVGAHRPYEAMLNDTEQEITFNLEIGNRNLIVPYLSEEQRNWPEVAAGLRTIGEKCQAAGAVLSYHNHDFEFTEKVDGQPAFDYLFEAVPAEQLQVEMDTCWVYYGGYDPAEYIRKYAGRLPIIHLKDLKKKEDGSPETVVLGEGEVDLAAIIEAAAAAGVEWAVVEQDFCSRSPLGSVADSLNWIKTYENQGGSIHV from the coding sequence ATGCTTAAGGTTGGACTACAGCTGTACACACTAAGAGAAGAACTGGAACAGGATTTCGAGGGGACTATACGTAAGGTAGCCGAGCTGGGCTACAGCGGTGTGGAGTTCTTCCACTATTTCGGCCGTACGGCCGGGCAGGTGAAGGCGCTGCTTGAAGAGACAGGGCTTGTTGCTGTCGGAGCGCACCGCCCGTACGAAGCGATGCTGAATGATACAGAGCAGGAGATCACTTTCAATCTGGAGATCGGCAACCGTAATCTGATCGTGCCTTATCTGTCAGAAGAACAACGGAACTGGCCGGAGGTAGCGGCAGGTCTGCGGACCATCGGCGAGAAGTGCCAGGCTGCCGGTGCTGTTCTGTCTTATCATAATCATGATTTTGAATTCACGGAGAAGGTTGACGGCCAGCCAGCCTTTGATTATCTGTTCGAAGCGGTGCCTGCTGAGCAGCTTCAAGTGGAGATGGATACATGCTGGGTGTATTACGGCGGATATGATCCGGCAGAATATATCCGTAAGTACGCAGGACGCCTGCCGATCATCCACCTCAAGGATCTGAAGAAGAAAGAAGACGGCTCACCGGAGACCGTAGTACTCGGCGAAGGTGAAGTGGATCTGGCTGCGATCATTGAAGCAGCAGCTGCGGCTGGTGTGGAATGGGCAGTGGTAGAGCAGGACTTCTGCAGCCGCTCGCCGCTTGGTAGTGTGGCTGACAGCTTGAACTGGATCAAAACATATGAGAATCAAGGAGGAAGTATTCATGTCTAA
- a CDS encoding Gfo/Idh/MocA family oxidoreductase has product MSNKLKIAIIGCGGIANGKHMPSLARQEDAEMVAFCDIVEERAQEAAKTYGCEGAAVFTDFRELLATGGFDIVHVCTPNDSHSEITVAALEAGNHVLCEKPMAKTTAQAKEMLDAAKRTGKKLSIAYQNRFRADSEYLKGLCEEGELGDIYYGKAIALRRRAVPTWGVFLDEEKQGGGPLIDIGTHALDLTLWLMNNYKPRMVVGSTFHKLGQKKNAANAFGPWDPEQFKVEDSAFGFITMENGATIVLESSWALNVSEFGEAKTMLAGTEGGADMKDGLRLNGERAGRLYETKVDLSSAGVAFYSGAAENEADREARLWLEAVREDKDPVVLPEQAFVVTQILEAVYESARTGRAVYFDGSSDN; this is encoded by the coding sequence ATGTCTAACAAACTCAAAATTGCTATTATCGGTTGCGGTGGTATCGCAAACGGCAAACATATGCCAAGCCTTGCCCGTCAGGAGGATGCCGAAATGGTGGCATTCTGTGATATCGTGGAAGAACGTGCCCAGGAGGCTGCCAAGACCTACGGCTGCGAAGGCGCTGCTGTATTTACCGATTTCCGGGAGCTGCTGGCAACAGGCGGATTCGATATCGTGCATGTCTGCACGCCGAATGACAGCCACTCCGAGATTACGGTTGCTGCACTGGAAGCCGGCAATCACGTGCTGTGTGAGAAGCCGATGGCCAAGACTACTGCACAGGCCAAGGAAATGCTGGATGCCGCCAAGCGTACAGGCAAGAAATTGTCCATCGCCTATCAGAACCGTTTCCGCGCAGACAGTGAATATCTGAAGGGGCTGTGTGAAGAAGGGGAGCTTGGCGATATCTATTACGGTAAGGCTATTGCGCTTCGCCGCCGCGCGGTTCCAACCTGGGGTGTGTTCCTGGATGAAGAGAAGCAGGGCGGAGGACCGCTGATCGATATCGGTACCCATGCGCTGGATCTGACACTCTGGCTGATGAATAACTACAAACCGCGTATGGTCGTAGGCTCTACTTTCCATAAGCTGGGCCAGAAGAAGAATGCCGCGAATGCCTTCGGTCCTTGGGACCCTGAGCAATTCAAGGTTGAAGATTCCGCCTTCGGCTTCATTACAATGGAGAACGGTGCTACAATTGTACTTGAATCCAGCTGGGCGCTGAACGTATCTGAATTCGGTGAAGCGAAGACCATGCTTGCCGGAACGGAAGGCGGAGCAGATATGAAGGACGGGCTGCGTCTGAACGGCGAACGTGCCGGCCGCCTGTATGAGACCAAGGTGGACCTGTCCTCCGCCGGTGTCGCCTTCTACAGCGGAGCTGCGGAGAATGAAGCAGACCGTGAAGCCCGTCTGTGGCTGGAAGCCGTAAGAGAAGATAAGGACCCGGTGGTTCTGCCGGAGCAGGCCTTCGTAGTTACCCAGATTCTTGAAGCAGTGTATGAATCAGCACGTACCGGACGCGCCGTATATTTCGACGGAAGTTCTGACAACTAA
- a CDS encoding Gfo/Idh/MocA family oxidoreductase, which translates to MSSIKHTVAIIGYGGMGSYHTQLIKESDRVVVTGAFDLLENRRTLAEEAGYTAYSSYEEVLADPAVDIVLIATPNDVHKDIALQAFQAGKHVVCEKPVAMSSAEFIEMQAAAEAAGRVLMVHQNRRWDEDFRVIREMYEQGTIGSLFQIESRVHGANGIPGDWRHVKEQGGGMLLDWGVHLLDQLLFMIDSKVSSVSSSLSFVLGNNVDDGFDAVLQFENGIRAIVEVGTTNFITMPRWYVKGTGGTAIIEDWSLRGRIVAPNHESEKIEPTPIRAGVGLTKTMAPPSEGSTVLEDLPAALEMPSSFYDNLAAVIEGTAEPVVKNAEVLRVLRLIEAIFEAAERNETVKNFDIYGA; encoded by the coding sequence ATGAGTTCAATCAAACATACTGTAGCCATCATTGGTTACGGCGGAATGGGGAGCTACCATACCCAATTAATCAAAGAGAGTGACCGGGTGGTAGTAACCGGTGCCTTCGATCTGCTGGAGAACCGGCGCACCTTGGCTGAGGAAGCAGGCTACACCGCGTATTCCAGCTATGAAGAAGTGCTGGCAGATCCAGCTGTGGACATCGTTCTGATCGCTACACCGAATGATGTCCACAAGGACATCGCCCTTCAGGCTTTTCAGGCAGGCAAGCATGTAGTCTGTGAGAAGCCGGTGGCCATGTCCTCGGCTGAATTCATCGAGATGCAGGCTGCTGCGGAGGCGGCCGGACGGGTGCTGATGGTGCACCAGAACAGACGCTGGGATGAGGACTTCCGCGTGATCAGGGAGATGTATGAGCAGGGGACGATTGGATCACTCTTTCAGATTGAATCCCGGGTGCACGGTGCCAACGGAATTCCCGGCGACTGGCGCCATGTGAAGGAGCAAGGCGGCGGGATGCTGCTGGACTGGGGCGTGCATCTGCTGGATCAGCTGTTGTTCATGATTGACAGCAAGGTGAGCAGTGTCAGCAGCAGTCTGAGCTTTGTCCTCGGCAATAACGTGGATGACGGCTTCGATGCAGTGCTGCAGTTCGAGAATGGCATCAGAGCCATCGTGGAGGTAGGGACAACCAACTTCATCACGATGCCAAGATGGTATGTGAAGGGCACCGGGGGAACCGCTATTATTGAAGACTGGTCACTGAGAGGCAGAATTGTAGCCCCCAACCACGAATCGGAAAAGATTGAACCGACACCGATCCGCGCAGGTGTAGGCTTGACCAAGACAATGGCCCCGCCTTCAGAAGGTTCAACAGTCCTTGAAGATCTGCCTGCGGCATTAGAGATGCCCTCCAGCTTCTATGATAATCTGGCCGCTGTCATCGAAGGCACGGCGGAGCCGGTTGTCAAGAATGCCGAGGTGCTTCGTGTGCTGAGACTCATTGAGGCGATCTTCGAAGCTGCAGAGCGTAATGAGACAGTTAAGAATTTCGATATCTACGGAGCTTAA
- a CDS encoding sugar phosphate isomerase/epimerase: MKLGVFMVLFGGRKLEDALDYVVSKGLKAVEIGTGGYPGNSHCNPKELLENEAALQEFKQQIESRGLIISALSCHGNPLHPQKELADKDHEVFVDTVKLAQKLGVKVVNTFSGCPGDHEGAKYPNWPVAPWPNDYQEILAWQWENKVIPYWTEQAAFATAHDVKIGLELHGGFSVHTPATLLRLREAAGDAIGANLDPSHMWWQGIDPVQAIHILGREGAIHHFHAKDTVIDPVNVNKYGLTDMQSYANMLERAWQFRSVGYGHDVKVWADMMSALRLVGYDFVVSIEHEDGLMSIEEGFSKAVDNLKQVLIEEPLSEMWWV; the protein is encoded by the coding sequence ATGAAACTTGGAGTATTTATGGTGTTGTTCGGCGGCCGTAAGCTGGAGGATGCACTGGATTATGTGGTCTCCAAAGGACTTAAGGCTGTTGAGATCGGTACCGGAGGGTATCCCGGGAACAGCCATTGCAATCCCAAGGAGCTGCTGGAGAATGAAGCGGCCCTTCAGGAATTCAAGCAGCAAATTGAATCCCGCGGCTTGATCATCAGCGCGCTAAGCTGCCACGGCAACCCGCTGCACCCGCAGAAGGAGCTGGCAGACAAGGATCATGAGGTGTTTGTAGACACCGTGAAGCTTGCACAGAAGCTGGGCGTCAAGGTTGTGAATACCTTCTCCGGCTGTCCGGGCGATCATGAAGGCGCGAAATATCCGAACTGGCCGGTTGCCCCATGGCCGAATGATTACCAGGAGATTCTGGCCTGGCAGTGGGAGAACAAGGTCATTCCTTATTGGACAGAGCAGGCGGCCTTCGCTACTGCACATGATGTGAAGATTGGTCTTGAGCTGCACGGAGGCTTCTCGGTACACACTCCGGCCACTCTGCTGAGATTAAGAGAAGCTGCCGGGGATGCCATTGGGGCGAACCTTGACCCGAGTCATATGTGGTGGCAGGGAATTGATCCGGTACAGGCCATTCATATTCTCGGCCGTGAAGGCGCTATCCATCACTTCCATGCGAAGGATACCGTTATTGATCCGGTGAACGTCAACAAGTATGGCCTGACGGACATGCAGTCTTATGCGAACATGCTGGAACGCGCCTGGCAGTTCCGATCCGTAGGCTACGGACACGATGTCAAGGTCTGGGCAGATATGATGAGCGCACTGCGTCTGGTAGGCTACGACTTTGTAGTCAGCATCGAGCATGAAGACGGCTTGATGTCGATTGAAGAGGGCTTCTCCAAAGCGGTTGACAATCTCAAGCAGGTGCTGATCGAAGAGCCGCTGTCTGAGATGTGGTGGGTCTAA
- a CDS encoding aminoglycoside phosphotransferase family protein, whose protein sequence is MESFTKVQLNDWQLSLLTAAAFGTDVQIVSSRELTGGFFNTAYDLELSDGRSVILKVAPDPETETLSYEKDIMRAEVEALRLVRAAGGVPVPEVYSYDDSLQLVPCPYFFMEKIEGQPYNEVKESLTEEQRYSIEFELGRYQRRINAIEGPAFGLFGKEPDGSGLTWRETFKSMLLNVLQDAVRLEARLPAGQQEIEQVVELYLPALDEVTQPRLVHWDLWGGNLFVQDGVIVSIIDWERAMWGDVLLEYYFRHFESSAAFYEGYGSAFASRNELLRKQLYDLYLDLILVIECYSRQYKDENHINWVHDNLAESWTRFTALVL, encoded by the coding sequence GTGGAGAGCTTCACTAAAGTCCAACTGAACGACTGGCAGCTGAGTCTATTGACTGCTGCAGCCTTTGGCACAGATGTACAGATCGTTAGCAGCAGGGAGCTGACCGGTGGATTCTTTAATACGGCCTATGATCTGGAGTTAAGCGATGGCCGCTCGGTCATTCTTAAGGTAGCTCCGGACCCGGAGACAGAGACTCTTAGCTACGAGAAGGATATCATGCGTGCTGAGGTGGAGGCTCTCCGGCTGGTACGTGCTGCTGGCGGTGTGCCTGTGCCGGAAGTGTACAGCTATGACGACAGTCTGCAGCTGGTTCCGTGTCCTTATTTTTTCATGGAGAAGATTGAAGGACAGCCGTATAACGAGGTGAAGGAGAGTCTCACCGAGGAACAACGGTATTCCATTGAATTCGAGCTGGGCCGGTACCAGCGGAGAATCAATGCGATTGAAGGGCCAGCCTTCGGGCTGTTCGGCAAAGAGCCTGACGGGAGCGGACTCACCTGGAGGGAGACCTTCAAGTCTATGCTGCTGAATGTGCTTCAGGATGCGGTCAGACTGGAGGCACGGCTACCGGCTGGTCAGCAGGAAATAGAGCAGGTGGTGGAGCTGTATCTGCCAGCCCTGGATGAAGTGACGCAGCCGCGGCTGGTACACTGGGATCTGTGGGGCGGCAACCTTTTTGTACAGGATGGGGTAATCGTATCGATTATTGACTGGGAGCGGGCGATGTGGGGCGATGTGCTGCTGGAGTATTATTTCCGGCATTTCGAGAGCTCGGCAGCGTTCTATGAAGGGTATGGGTCGGCTTTTGCCAGCCGGAATGAACTTCTGCGCAAGCAGCTATATGACCTGTATCTGGATCTGATCCTAGTGATCGAATGTTACTCACGCCAGTATAAGGATGAGAATCATATTAACTGGGTGCACGATAATCTTGCGGAATCCTGGACACGGTTCACAGCTTTGGTACTATAG